One window from the genome of Osmerus eperlanus chromosome 3, fOsmEpe2.1, whole genome shotgun sequence encodes:
- the LOC134017740 gene encoding interleukin-1 receptor type 2-like isoform X2, giving the protein MITSMPGANNSQPSGYCPILKSTCPTKSNRPIRFHLNIKDMGWLQNFILLSALSLISSSSAAGEGCKEYGLYFERSFSVVGEAAMLNCTLVAPEVFDFWNVSYNIHWYSEETLELGQATERTLVRGTTLWFLNALPQDTGKYLCVVRTPTQCFSQTTSLIVKQTNSHCDRPDTHTQYLTNSVFGEMVCPLKNIKTELGDSYSFKWYKDCQPIETDDKFMYRDDNQSLTVKRVEPKDGGFYTCTVTFDLGGIPTSMSATIKCEVKEEYVLQPRIVVPTNESVKAELGSKFNKECRVFVPCVGEHWVSVFWLASGADDYIPKDSTQRVFHQTQPDQRQVDGEKGVWLNHLLTFSEVKQEDFYVNYSCDVISSHNFVGAQFTLLPADPNLMLPVGLLLGCLALNFTAAVVFYYLFKIHIVLCFRGVFPFLYTEAGLSAY; this is encoded by the exons ATGATCACTAGCATGCCAGGTGCTAATAATTCTCAGCCGTCAGGCTACTGTCCTATTTTAAAATCCACTTGCCCGACCAAATCTAATAGGCCTATACGATTTCACTTAAACATAAAAG ACATGGGTTGGCTCCAGAACTTTatcctcctctcagccctcaGCCTCATCAGCAGCTCCTCAGCAGCAGGTG AGGGCTGTAAGGAGTATGGCCTGTACTTTGAGCGGTCATTCTCAGTCGTAGGGGAGGCTGCCATGTTGAACTGCACCCTGGTAGCCCCTGAGGTGTTTGACTTTTGGAATGTCTCCTACAACATCCACTGGTACAGCGAGGAAACACTGGAGCTGGGCCAGGCTACAGAACGAACTCTTGTGAGGGGCACCACTCTGTGGTTCCTCAATGCTTTGCCGCAGGACACAGGAAAATACTTGTGTGTTGTGAG AACTCCAACCCAGTGTTTTTCTCAGACCACCTCACTGATCGTAAAACAAACCAACTCACACTGTGACCgtccagatacacacacccagTACCTGACGAACAGTGTCTTTGGCGAAATGGTCTGTCCCTTGAAGAACATTAAAACGGAATTAGGAGATTCTTACTCCTTCAAGTGGTACAAG GACTGTCAGCCTATTGAAACAGACGACAAGTTCATGTATCGTGATGACAACCAGAGTCTGACTGTGAAGCGTGTCGAGCCCAAGGACGGAGGCTTCTACACCTGCACTGTGACTTTTGACCTGGGGGGAATCCCTACAAGCATGTCAGCCACCATCAAATGTGAAGTGAAAG AGGAATATGTTCTTCAACCCAGAATAGTGGTGCCTACTAATGAGTCGGTCAAGGCAGAGTTGG GGTCAAAGTTCAACAAGGAGTGTCGTGTGTTTGTTCCGTGTGTGGGAGAACActgggtgagtgtgttttgGCTGGCCAGCGGTGCTGATGACTACATCCCCAAAGACTCCACACAGAGAGTCTTCCACCAAACACAACC GGACCAGAGACAGGTTGACGGGGAAAAGGGTGTGTGGCTGAATCACCTGCTGACGTTCTCTGAAGTGAAGCAGGAAGACTTCTATGTCAACTACTCATGTGATGTTATCAGTTCCCATAATTTTGTGGGGGCACAGTTCACACTCCTGCCGGCAG ATCCCAACCTGATGCTTCCTGTCGGCCTGCTGTTAGGCTGCCTGGCTCTAAACTTCACTGCTGCTGTGGTCTTCTACTACCTGTTCAAGATCCACATTGTGCTCTGCTTCCGGGGAGTCTTCCCCTTCCTCTACACAGaagcag GACTGTCAGCCTATTGA
- the LOC134017740 gene encoding interleukin-1 receptor type 2-like isoform X1 → MITSMPGANNSQPSGYCPILKSTCPTKSNRPIRFHLNIKDMGWLQNFILLSALSLISSSSAAGEGCKEYGLYFERSFSVVGEAAMLNCTLVAPEVFDFWNVSYNIHWYSEETLELGQATERTLVRGTTLWFLNALPQDTGKYLCVVRTPTQCFSQTTSLIVKQTNSHCDRPDTHTQYLTNSVFGEMVCPLKNIKTELGDSYSFKWYKDCQPIETDDKFMYRDDNQSLTVKRVEPKDGGFYTCTVTFDLGGIPTSMSATIKCEVKEEYVLQPRIVVPTNESVKAELGSKFNKECRVFVPCVGEHWVSVFWLASGADDYIPKDSTQRVFHQTQPDQRQVDGEKGVWLNHLLTFSEVKQEDFYVNYSCDVISSHNFVGAQFTLLPADPNLMLPVGLLLGCLALNFTAAVVFYYLFKIHIVLCFRGVFPFLYTEAGMCVSVTVKW, encoded by the exons ATGATCACTAGCATGCCAGGTGCTAATAATTCTCAGCCGTCAGGCTACTGTCCTATTTTAAAATCCACTTGCCCGACCAAATCTAATAGGCCTATACGATTTCACTTAAACATAAAAG ACATGGGTTGGCTCCAGAACTTTatcctcctctcagccctcaGCCTCATCAGCAGCTCCTCAGCAGCAGGTG AGGGCTGTAAGGAGTATGGCCTGTACTTTGAGCGGTCATTCTCAGTCGTAGGGGAGGCTGCCATGTTGAACTGCACCCTGGTAGCCCCTGAGGTGTTTGACTTTTGGAATGTCTCCTACAACATCCACTGGTACAGCGAGGAAACACTGGAGCTGGGCCAGGCTACAGAACGAACTCTTGTGAGGGGCACCACTCTGTGGTTCCTCAATGCTTTGCCGCAGGACACAGGAAAATACTTGTGTGTTGTGAG AACTCCAACCCAGTGTTTTTCTCAGACCACCTCACTGATCGTAAAACAAACCAACTCACACTGTGACCgtccagatacacacacccagTACCTGACGAACAGTGTCTTTGGCGAAATGGTCTGTCCCTTGAAGAACATTAAAACGGAATTAGGAGATTCTTACTCCTTCAAGTGGTACAAG GACTGTCAGCCTATTGAAACAGACGACAAGTTCATGTATCGTGATGACAACCAGAGTCTGACTGTGAAGCGTGTCGAGCCCAAGGACGGAGGCTTCTACACCTGCACTGTGACTTTTGACCTGGGGGGAATCCCTACAAGCATGTCAGCCACCATCAAATGTGAAGTGAAAG AGGAATATGTTCTTCAACCCAGAATAGTGGTGCCTACTAATGAGTCGGTCAAGGCAGAGTTGG GGTCAAAGTTCAACAAGGAGTGTCGTGTGTTTGTTCCGTGTGTGGGAGAACActgggtgagtgtgttttgGCTGGCCAGCGGTGCTGATGACTACATCCCCAAAGACTCCACACAGAGAGTCTTCCACCAAACACAACC GGACCAGAGACAGGTTGACGGGGAAAAGGGTGTGTGGCTGAATCACCTGCTGACGTTCTCTGAAGTGAAGCAGGAAGACTTCTATGTCAACTACTCATGTGATGTTATCAGTTCCCATAATTTTGTGGGGGCACAGTTCACACTCCTGCCGGCAG ATCCCAACCTGATGCTTCCTGTCGGCCTGCTGTTAGGCTGCCTGGCTCTAAACTTCACTGCTGCTGTGGTCTTCTACTACCTGTTCAAGATCCACATTGTGCTCTGCTTCCGGGGAGTCTTCCCCTTCCTCTACACAGaagcaggtatgtgtgtgtctgtgactgtcaaGTGGTAA